TCACTTGCAGGTCCCTCTCCTGCACATGCTGCAGAGGCTACCTCCAGTTCCTCTCCTGCCAGCATCACTTCCCCCGGGCTGGCTGCATCTCCCACTGGTTTAAGGTCTCCAGTCAAACACACTTTTACAACATCCTCTTCCAATTTCAGTTCTGCTGGTACCAGGGCTTCCCTGGGAGAAGTTTCCACCCTGGTTTCAGTGTCATCTGTGGCTTCCTCCTCATTCCTTCCCACCTCTTGCTCAACCAGGATCAGGGAGTCAGTGATGGGCTCGCACACGGCCGAGTTTCTTTCCTCGTTGTTcctctctccagcctctcccaggCTGGCTGGAGGCTCCTGCCACTCCTTGAGAACATCTGACCCCACCACTGCCTCCTCCATCGCACTGGGCATCAGCAATTCTTCACCCTGTGGCACCCTCTTCTCCACCAGCTCAGTCTCCCCAGGCTCTCCAGCACCCTCAGGTCCCATGGGTGCCCTCCCTACTCCATCACCATCCTTCCCAAGGCCATCTTCACCCCCAGTGGGGCCAACCTCAACCTTCAGGACTAGTAATGACTGAGTAACCCGGTGCCGATGCTCCACCAGTGACTTGAAGCTCTGGGTTTTGGTCCCCGTGGTCCACAGGTCCAGAGCTGCCACCAGCCGCCCCACGGCCGAGCCTCTGCCCCAGTCCCCGTCcgtgggtgcaggcagggacagtGAGTTACAAGTAGGGTCTCTGATTGATTCCTTTTTTGTATTGCTCTCGGGGGCCAAAACAGGGCTCAGTCGGGCTGCAAGCTGTCCCTCCGTGGGCGTTCCGGCCTCCGGTGATGAGTCGGCACGTTGGCTTTCCTCCTGGGGCTCTGCCTTGGGTCCAACCTGCTCTGCCTTCAGCTCTTGCTGTTCAGCAAGGtctcctgcctgctgtggcCCCAGGGGGATCTTGGCCACGTTGCAGGGGGTCCCCAGAGGACTGGCCGCCTCCTTTCGACACCCTTGAGTCtctccttctgcctctgctaGGACTGATGTCCCTTCAGGAGCATCCAACGCTGTGATCTCCAGCCCACTGGGCTCTGCACCGTGCTGCTCCTTAGCTGTTTCTTGGGACTTCATCCCTCCAAAAAATGACCTGCGCCGCAGCAGCTTCAGAAACTCAGATGGCCTCTTTGCAGGGAGCCTCACAGAGCCCCCGGGCTCGGACCTCCTCCTCATGTGCTTCAAGAAGTCGGACGCTCCCTTGGTCCTGGGCTCTGCCACCGCCCAGGCGTCAGATGAGACGCCCGGCTCCTCACCGACTCTCTCTGCTGCGTCCGGGGGCTGATGATGCTCatggggaccccctggtgtcgGGGGGCAGGCGGACTCTCCATGCTCCTGCCCAGGCTGTGGGGTGGACAACGGGCGAGGGGTGAGGCTTAATGAGCTCATGGAAAGGGTTGGAGGGATCTTGCATCCCGGCTGGCCGCTACTCACGCACCAAGGGGACCGGaccttcctcctcatcctcttcctccagcacaTCAGCCCGGGCTTCAGCCACCAGCTCCCGGAGCGGCCGCTTGTCAGAGATGCCGGCCACAAAGGGGTGCTGGGTGGGAGCGAGGGAGGTGAGTGGGACCAGCACCAGGGACGGGTCCCACCACCCTGGGCAGGTGGCGATGGGCGCTACCcacctgcaggagctggctggcCGACCACCGTGCCTCAGGGCTCTTCTCCAAGGATTTCCTCAGGAAGTCCTTGAAGTCTTCAGACCTGTGGGAATGTCCCTGTGAGCACAGGGCCAGAAGCTCCCCGTCACCCCCACTGTGGACCCCACAGACCTTGGGGTGATGCCTGGGACACTCAGGCTCTGCTAGCGCCTTGGCAGGAGGTCcccaccccagtgctgcccGCCACTGCCACCTTCTGCAGCAAAGGTGGGGTGATGGGAAGCCCATGGTGCCACCTCTGGAGCTGGGCTTGGTGGAATCACAACCAGCATCACTTATGGACCAAGAGCCCACCCCATCTGCCCAGACATGACTTCAAGCAGGAGCTGCCCCATGGGACAACATCTCCCCCCATCACCAGCATTGAGGTGACATCTCAGATtcatagaaacattaaggttggaagagacctccaGGATCAAGCCCAACacccagcccaacacccccaggcctcctaaaccatggccccaagtgccacggctacacattgtttgaacccccccagggacggtgactcccccacctctctgggcagcctgtgccagggcctgaccgctctggcagggaagacaatttccctcatctccaacccaaacctcccctgacgcagcttgaggccgttccctctcgtcctgtcactggtgacttgggagcagagaccagcccccccctcactccagcccctctcaggcagctgcagagagcgagaagggctcccctcagccccctcttctccaggctaaacccccccagctccctcagccgccccccagcacacttgtgccccagaccctgccccagccccgctgcccttctccgGACAAAATCACCACGTGGGCACTCACCACCTCTTGGGGTGACGCAGGGTGGGCGGCTGGGACTTGGCAATCTTCAGCAGCACCCGGAGGGGGTTCAGCTCGTGGTAGGGGGGCTCCATCTCAGCCATCTCAATCAGCGTGATGCCCAGCGACCAGATGTCAGCCTTGTAGCTATAGGGGCTCTCCTTGGACGTCTCACACTGCACCACCTCCGGGGCCATCCTGTGCgtggcagagagaggaagaggtcCAGCCTGCCCCGGGACAGGGGCTAGTATCTCCCCCTCAAAGCAAACCCAGGTGCCGTCCCCTTCAGCCACAACCCTACAGGCAGAAGGGGTGCGATTCAACCCCAACTCCTCCAACACCACCTGAGGAGGGCTTGCACCCACCAGCACCTCGCGTGTCCTCTGCCTACATAGTCTCATGCTACTGAGAAGCCCACCCTGGAGCCGGTGTTGGCTGGAGGAGGCAACGGGAGCTTTCTTGAGATGCTCCTGGTGTTGAGGAGATGGTTGCAAGCTTCCACAGGAGGAGCAGGATACCTGGGCTCCCCCCACCTTCCTGCCTGCTCTCCCAAACGCCACCACCCCCAGGGATTTCTGCCCCACACCTACCAGTACGGGGTGCCGATGAAGGACACCCTGCGCTGGACGGTGCTGGAGTTTTTGGCCGAGACGCCAAAATCggctgcagagcagaaagtGGCAGTTAGAGAGGATCCCTGGGGCAAAGCACCCCTGAGGCTTCACTCCCGGTCTCCCTCTGCCCCACGGAGCCCCAGTTCCCCTGGGACTCACCCAGCTTGACATCCCCGTCGAGGGTGAGCAGGACATTGCCAGCCTTCACGTCCCTGTGGATGATCTTGCAGCCGTGCAGGTACTGCagcgccagcagcagctgcttgcagGCCACTCGGATCTGCTCCTCCGTCAACcctttctccagctctgccattAGCGCAAACGAACCCTGCCGCGAACGATGCCTCCTGCCCAGCACTCCCCGCAAAGCTGGGGGGCACCCGGAGGAAGGCACACCCCAGCCCATCCTCCTTCCTGGAGGTGCTGCGCTAGCCCAGGACTCCCTTCCACACTGTGAGATCTGGCAAtcccaccccaaaccctccgATGGCCGCAcaccagctggagaaaaaaaaccatttatTTACCCAAGATCGCTGCATCCACAGCCCCTCCAGGACAAAACTCCACCAGAATCTGCAGGGAGAGGGTGTAGTCAAGGTTTCCCACTCTGGTCTGCAAACATGTCCCCTCCAGACCAAGTCCCCCAGCCCTGAGATGCCAGCAGGACCCTGGTTCATGCCCAGGGTGGGGGGCCCAGCACCCTCCGCAGCTCACCCAGAGCCGCCCATCCCAGTAGAGCGCATCCAGCAGCTTGGTGATGTTGGGGTGGTCGCAACAAGCCAAGATCTCGATCTCCACCACGTagtcctccagctcctcctcgcTCGGGGTGTCGATCACCTTGGCGGCCGCCAACGCCCCCGTGACCTTGTTCTGTGCCTGGGGGGGGTTCACAGGGGCTCGTGGGGTACGAAAGGAGCAGCCCCGCAATTTTCAGCGAGGGGGAAGTTTGGCCCCATCACACCCCTCCCCAGGTGCTCGGTGCTGCTGAGCCAAATGCTGGGGACAGACACGGGGACCGTCACCAGAGCCAGGAGGGAGAGGGACGCGCGGCCGCTCCGTGCATGGGGCTGATGCGCAGATGCCCCCGGCGCGGCTGTGCCGCTCCGTGCACAGGCCCTGGAACATCCCGCTGTATCCCAAAACCCTCCGCAAGCTACGTCCTCCCACGGATGCCATATAGTTCCTGCAGGCACTGCCACAGCCAGCATCGACACAGGGGGCTCAGCAAACCCCCGCCAAGGGCCTTTGGGTGCTTCCACAGTGAAACCCCATCCCACGAGCGATAGCAAGGCACTCGGCTGCCCTGAAAAAGCCAGAGAAGAGGGGATGGGTTTGGCCAGGGCAAGGACCATCGCTGCTGTGAGCCACCAGCCCCGGAAGGCAGCTGCTGCCGTGGCTCTGATGAGCAGCAAATTTGGGTTTCCTGTCGCGCTCAGGCTCTGCACCGTGGTTTCGGAGAAAAACATCCCCGTCTCAACCCCCTTGCTCCAACCAGGGAGGTAAACACCCGCAAGCAAATGGGCCGGCTCCAGGGACCAGTGGCTCTCCACGTACCGAAGGCTGGAGGTGGGCTGAGCCAGCGCCAGGTGAGGACCCCACCATCCTCCTCTAGAAATTTGGGGCTGTTTAGAGGCTTTTTACCTTTGTGCGTGCCGGAAGCGGCACAGTGCAAGGcagcacttaaaataaaaaccatttgCAAAACCCTCAGGGGCACGGGCGGCGTTTCAGGGTGCTCTCCTACCTTAAAGACCTTGCCAAAGGCGCCGTCGCCCAGCTCgcccagcaccagccaggcCTCCTCGGGGTCAACATCCCGCCTGACGTGCTCGTACCGCCTCGGCGGCTTCTTCTTTTCCGCAAAGCCAAAAAGCCGCCGGAGAAAAGCCATCGGGCCACCTCCATGCAGAGAAAATGGGGCGGCTGGGCTCGAGCTCCTCCACCAAGTGCCTTCGCAGCCTCCGCTCTTCCTCCCCCCGTGGGCAGGAAGAGGCTGAGCGCTGCCCCGGCCCGTGCAGGATGTGCCACGAGATGGAGGTGCCAAAAAAGAAGATGCTTCACTCCATGCCTGTTGCACCCCACCCTTGGGTATCTTCAGGATGGGAGAAAGGGTTTGTGCTCACCCAGaggtgctgcctgcaccccttcCACCCTCGCCAAaggtgctgcctgcacccctgccaAACCCACAGGCGGGGTGTATTGGGGTCCCTGGGCATCCCTTTGCAGATAGACATTCCTTTAGGCTCGCAGGCACTGGTGTAGGTGCACAGCCCCATGGATTTATGCATCCCCACACATGCACATCCACGCCCAGCCTTGGCTGGGGCCAGCAGCAACAGGCTCTGTGCCTGGGCTGAGCTTAACTAGGTCCCGTGGCTGCTGGGACAGCCCAGCTGACCTTGTTAAGCTCTCTTAGTGCCCCACTAATTAACTTGCCCTTGAAAGACCCTCATGGtcaggctgctgctccctggtgCCACCGCCTCGGTGGGGGCGTTGGGGTGTAAGGTGTTGGTACCGTGGCTGCTGCCTCCTTTTCCAGCCCACAGCCCCCCTCTTGATGGGGGCACCCAAAgcccccacccagcacccagagtgctgcagcagcacccaaaCGCATCTGGCTCTGGCTGCTCCCCTAAATCAAGGTGGGTTTTTACCTCCTAAataaccacacacacacacacccacccccaagCCGGTGTGGGTGCAGCACCTCCCCGGTGCTGGGGGGGCTCAGCTTACGTGTGCTTCCCTGAAGAGGCTGTTTTCCCGGTGACTGCGCTGGTTAATCATGGGGTAATTAAATCCAGGGAGCTATTTCACAGCTTTATGTTCGTAACTTACAGCATCAGGCTTCAGACTAGAGCCGCGTTCCTACACCAGCCCCCAAGGGGATTAACCCGCGGGAGGAGGCGAGTCCTGCAACCCCAAAGCCCCCCCAGACCCTGTGGGATCCCCAACGCTCTCGCCGCAGTTCATGCCCCAAAGGGCTGCGGGTGCCacccccagcagccaggctttgtttttcttctgtttttcctttttcttttctgttttcttctctgtttccttttccttcttctccttttccttccttttccttttcctccttcttccttttcctcctccttcttctccatttccttttcctcctcctccttccccttccccttttccttccccttttcctccttcatttcCCTTTCAGGCAGGGCTTTGCACGCTGGCTGAGCCCCGACACCTTTCAATGCACTGATGGCCGCTATCACCCCAGCAACGTCTTTCAACCTCAGTAATTCCCCTTTTCCTCCAGCATCTCTTCTATGGGATTGAAGAatacccacccccaccccaggaaGAAGCTTTTCCTCAACTCCTGTCGGAGTGGAGACCCTCAGGGGCCCGATCCCCCCCCCAGGGGCGCTCAGCCCACCCCCCCAGGAGCCTGAAATTCAATATAGTCCCGCCAGGCGAGCAGAGCCGATGGTGAGTCCCCGCAGGCTGGAGCACGCAAGCACCAACAATTGCgcaaggggaaactgaggcaggggacCCCgtcccctgcccccctccccgacCTTCAGACCCCCCCCAGTTCTACTCGAATAGAAACCAAAGCCAGGAATAGAAACCCaagtggggggttttttgttggttggtttttttttaaccctttttcATTAAATCACTTTGTTGTTATTAAGAAGGCAGGTGCATTCCTGGAACGAAAGGGTTAATGTCACCCTCAGATTCCTTCACCCCTTACTTaagcctggggtggggggacagtAGCCAGATCCCCCCCCAACCTCCCCCCGCTTCTGCTTTCTCCGGCTGTTGGCCCAAAATGAGTCACcaggggatttttcttttttcttcttttggggCTCTTTCACaagccggggaggggggggattCTTGGGGGGATGCTACGGGATtgagcacccatgggtgccctcCAGGAGCCCCCAGTCCTGCCCCAATTGTCCCCCACTTATGGGTGGCTTCGGTCCCATGGGACTGGGGTGGCCAAACTGCGGACAAGGAACAGTGTCCCGGGGAAGCGGTACCCAGCTCTCGGGGCTCCGTCCCCTTGGCAGGATGATGCCCAGCACTGGGGACACCGGGGACACCGGGGACACCGTCCCCTTGGCAGGATGATGCCCAGCACTGGGGACACCGGGGACACCGGGGACACCGTCCCCTTGGCAGGATGATGCCCAGCACcggggacactggggacaccGTCCCCTTGGCAGGATGATGCCCAGCACCGGGGACACCGGGGACACCGGGGACACCGTCCCCCTTAGCAGGATGATGCCCAGCACTGGGGACACCGGGGACACCGGGGACACCGTCCCCTTGGCAGGATGATGCCCAGCACTGGGGACACCGGGGACACCGGGGACACCGTCCCCTTGGCAGGATGATGCCCAGCACCGGGGACACCAGGGACACCGGGGACACCGTCCCCTTGGCAGGATGATGCCCAGCACTGGGGACACCGGGGACACCAGGGACACCGTCCCCTTGGCAGGATGATGCCCAGCACcggggacactggggacactggggacaccGTCCCCTTGGCAGGATGATGCCCAGCACCGGGGACACCGGGGACACCAGGGACACCGGGGACACCGTCCCCTTGGCAGGATGATGCCCAGCACCGGGGACACCGGGGACACCAGGGACACCGTCCCCTTGGCAGGATGATGCCCAGCACCGGGGACACCAGGGACACCGGGGACACCGTCCCCTTGGCAGGATGATGCCCAGCACCGGGGACACCGGGGACACCGGGGACACCGTCCCCTTGGCAGGATGATGCCCAGCACCGGGGACACCGGGGACACCGGGGACACCAGGGACACCGTCCCCTTGGCAGGATGACGCCCAGCACTGGGGACACCGGGGACACCGGGGACACCGTCCCCTTGGCAGGATGATGCCCAGCACCGGGGACACCAGGGACACCGGGGACACCGTCCCCTTGGCAGGATGATGCCCAGCACCGGGGACACCGGGGACACCGGGGACACCGTCCCCTTGGCAGGATGATGCCCAGCACTGGGGACACCGGGGACACCGGGGACACCGTCCCCTTGGCAGGATGATGCCCAGCACCGGGGACACCGGGGACACCGGGGACACCGTCCCCCTTAGCAGGATGATGCCCAGCACTGGGGACACCGGGGACACCGGGGACACCGTCCCCTTGGCAGGATGATGCCCAGCACcggggacactggggacactggggacaccGTCCCCTTGGCAGGATGATGCCCAGCACCGGGGACACCGGGGACACCAGGGACACCGGGGACACCGTCCCCTTGGCAGGATGATGCCCAGCACCGGGGACACCGGGGACACCAGGGACACCGTCCCCTTGGCAGGATGATGCCCAGCACCGGGGACACCGGGGACACCAGGGACACCGTCCCCTTGGCAGGATGACGCCCAGCACTGGGGACACCGGGGACACCGGGGACACCGTCCCCTTGGCAGGATGATGCCCAGCACCGGGGACACCAGGGACACCGGGGACACCGTCCCCTTGGCAGGATGACGCCCAGCACTGGGGACACCGGGGACACCGGGGACACCGTCCCCTTGGCAGGATGATGCCCAGCACCGGGGACACCAGGGACACCGGGGACACCGTCCCCTTGGCAGGATGATGCCCAGCACTGGGGACACCGGGGACACCGGGGACACCGTCCCCTTGGCAGGATGATGCCCAGCA
This genomic stretch from Phalacrocorax aristotelis chromosome 24, bGulAri2.1, whole genome shotgun sequence harbors:
- the LOC142048027 gene encoding STE20-like serine/threonine-protein kinase isoform X2, with the translated sequence MAFLRRLFGFAEKKKPPRRYEHVRRDVDPEEAWLVLGELGDGAFGKVFKAQNKVTGALAAAKVIDTPSEEELEDYVVEIEILACCDHPNITKLLDALYWDGRLWILVEFCPGGAVDAAILELEKGLTEEQIRVACKQLLLALQYLHGCKIIHRDVKAGNVLLTLDGDVKLADFGVSAKNSSTVQRRVSFIGTPYWMAPEVVQCETSKESPYSYKADIWSLGITLIEMAEMEPPYHELNPLRVLLKIAKSQPPTLRHPKRWSEDFKDFLRKSLEKSPEARWSASQLLQHPFVAGISDKRPLRELVAEARADVLEEEDEEEGPVPLPGQEHGESACPPTPGGPHEHHQPPDAAERVGEEPGVSSDAWAVAEPRTKGASDFLKHMRRRSEPGGSVRLPAKRPSEFLKLLRRRSFFGGMKSQETAKEQHGAEPSGLEITALDAPEGTSVLAEAEGETQGCRKEAASPLGTPCNVAKIPLGPQQAGDLAEQQELKAEQVGPKAEPQEESQRADSSPEAGTPTEGQLAARLSPVLAPESNTKKESIRDPTCNSLSLPAPTDGDWGRGSAVGRLVAALDLWTTGTKTQSFKSLVEHRHRVTQSLLVLKVEVGPTGGEDGLGKDGDGVGRAPMGPEGAGEPGETELVEKRVPQGEELLMPSAMEEAVVGSDVLKEWQEPPASLGEAGERNNEERNSAVCEPITDSLILVEQEVGRNEEEATDDTETRVETSPREALVPAELKLEEDVVKVCLTGDLKPVGDAASPGEVMLAGEELEVASAACAGEGPASEEAQNSANDVSPVENPGPLEEETEEKAENSPRDNHSGAGSGWKGQDGSDGELGEVGVQVAPASEEPPRDGPGEEAWAGWEAGNMPDPSITSKQGEEPCPVKNPAEVRGPGALPAAAQPFPSAGEAQQEPASLQRTVKKTRRFVVDGEEVSVTTARTVGKAGARDEMVRSARRQELRELRVLQKEEQRAQSQLEQKFHQQREQMFRHIEQEMTRKKEFYDREVESLERHYRQLKERRELEYTVRLQDEAKRLKSLQEKDCGRRMQELKGNGREEQRFLQQQQEELNAALQRVVQEHKKKMMSIDWECISKIHSLRRARESVVWSMEQGHLQEKYQLFRQQVKEQHALQRQQLRKRHEKETERMNRFHQLLLEDLRSQQAQERAQLLKSQRCDAKIRLALFKDNLKIQDANGAKQREMSKQFMQQEERRQRAQAQQHQEQQVQQMQQLQQHQAESLAELEQMQSEKMHLLAEQERRQLERLDQEHAMELSEWKQRLAARKEMLEEELGNSLPVRQQGGLHGPHSSNIITRFFRLPS
- the LOC142048027 gene encoding STE20-like serine/threonine-protein kinase isoform X1, whose translation is MAFLRRLFGFAEKKKPPRRYEHVRRDVDPEEAWLVLGELGDGAFGKVFKAQNKVTGALAAAKVIDTPSEEELEDYVVEIEILACCDHPNITKLLDALYWDGRLWILVEFCPGGAVDAAILELEKGLTEEQIRVACKQLLLALQYLHGCKIIHRDVKAGNVLLTLDGDVKLADFGVSAKNSSTVQRRVSFIGTPYWMAPEVVQCETSKESPYSYKADIWSLGITLIEMAEMEPPYHELNPLRVLLKIAKSQPPTLRHPKRWSEDFKDFLRKSLEKSPEARWSASQLLQHPFVAGISDKRPLRELVAEARADVLEEEDEEEGPVPLPGQEHGESACPPTPGGPHEHHQPPDAAERVGEEPGVSSDAWAVAEPRTKGASDFLKHMRRRSEPGGSVRLPAKRPSEFLKLLRRRSFFGGMKSQETAKEQHGAEPSGLEITALDAPEGTSVLAEAEGETQGCRKEAASPLGTPCNVAKIPLGPQQAGDLAEQQELKAEQVGPKAEPQEESQRADSSPEAGTPTEGQLAARLSPVLAPESNTKKESIRDPTCNSLSLPAPTDGDWGRGSAVGRLVAALDLWTTGTKTQSFKSLVEHRHRVTQSLLVLKVEVGPTGGEDGLGKDGDGVGRAPMGPEGAGEPGETELVEKRVPQGEELLMPSAMEEAVVGSDVLKEWQEPPASLGEAGERNNEERNSAVCEPITDSLILVEQEVGRNEEEATDDTETRVETSPREALVPAELKLEEDVVKVCLTGDLKPVGDAASPGEVMLAGEELEVASAACAGEGPASEEAQNSANDVSPVENPGPLEEETEEKAENSPRDNHSGAGSGWKGQDGSDGELGEVGVQVAPASEEPPRDGPGEEVGGLEGYGAVPEPQEALGGHPKATKTVSFEAALVHISSQAWAGWEAGNMPDPSITSKQGEEPCPVKNPAEVRGPGALPAAAQPFPSAGEAQQEPASLQRTVKKTRRFVVDGEEVSVTTARTVGKAGARDEMVRSARRQELRELRVLQKEEQRAQSQLEQKFHQQREQMFRHIEQEMTRKKEFYDREVESLERHYRQLKERRELEYTVRLQDEAKRLKSLQEKDCGRRMQELKGNGREEQRFLQQQQEELNAALQRVVQEHKKKMMSIDWECISKIHSLRRARESVVWSMEQGHLQEKYQLFRQQVKEQHALQRQQLRKRHEKETERMNRFHQLLLEDLRSQQAQERAQLLKSQRCDAKIRLALFKDNLKIQDANGAKQREMSKQFMQQEERRQRAQAQQHQEQQVQQMQQLQQHQAESLAELEQMQSEKMHLLAEQERRQLERLDQEHAMELSEWKQRLAARKEMLEEELGNSLPVRQQGGLHGPHSSNIITRFFRLPS